Proteins found in one Leguminivora glycinivorella isolate SPB_JAAS2020 chromosome 4, LegGlyc_1.1, whole genome shotgun sequence genomic segment:
- the LOC125225371 gene encoding uncharacterized protein LOC125225371 isoform X2: protein MDLDSPYIENIEICKANSGAIRFQVKSTSEPAHLFLSGINPPHRNHFKITLSQESRIGNLEPVNM from the exons ATGGATTTAGATT CACCTTACATAGAGAATATAGAGATTTGCAAAGCAAATAGTGGAGCAATTAGATTTCAAGTCAAGTCTACTTCAGAACCCGCACACCTTTTTTTATCTGGTATAAATCCTCCGCACCGCAATCATTTTAAA ATAACTTTATCTCAAGAATCCAGAATTGGAAACCTGGAACCTGTTAATATGTAG
- the LOC125225370 gene encoding uncharacterized protein LOC125225370 isoform X2: MGDLIEITTWPKHLNAFYKITSNALAFEVMANGNAAIGLSRKPANDCEFWIIMGERQQCWIKKHDSPRREVAHTPGILSGEEYRKFWLTWANGTVRLGRDGFSDTIVTCANDINDIKYVTFSVVEQRNPVHWRFEIPPQAEKLNNREITGCDLHWVTYEPEQELPAEPLVAGFERERLYVARAKHRGSLTPGKFVSSSKKAYVSWGGQANEKEEFEVLCGFDGVWKPAVEDKIPVGAFVAGHSEDALERLYIGRVELEGHLIPGKVQPSHRVCYVPYQGREVGFKKYEVLVVPTENERCVNKVFVSDRCWQPDMEDYDVADSDVSNDTDEEPFVDGVEPEDRVYIF; this comes from the exons ATGGGAGACTTAATAg AAATAACAACATGGCCCAAGCACCTCAATGCGTTTTACAAGATCACAAGTAATGCCCTCGCCTTTGAAGTGATGGCTAATGGGAACGCTGCAATAGGACTGTCAAGGAAACCAGCAAATGACTGTGAATTTTGG ATTATAATGGGAGAAAGGCAGCAATGCTGGATCAAGAAGCATGACAGCCCTCGCAGAGAGGTAGCACACACCCCTGGAATTCTCAGCGGGGAGGAATACCGCAAGTTCTGGTTGACCTGGGCCAATGGCACTGTGCGTCTCGGGAGGGACGGCTTTTCTGATACCATAGTCACTTGTGCCAATGATATTAATGATATTAAGTATGTCACATTCTCAGTGGTGGAGCAGAGGAACCCAGTGCACTGGCGGTTTGAAA TACCACCACAAGCAGAGAAACTGAATAACCGAGAAATAACAGGCTGTGACCTTCATTGGGTGACATACGAACCGGAGCAGGAGCTCCCTGCAGAGCCTCTTGTAGCGGGCTTCGAGAGAGAAAGGCTGTACGTTGCCCGGGCCAAGCACCGGGGCTCCCTGACACCCGGGAAGTTCGTATCCTCTTCTAAAAAAGCATATGTATCTTGGGGAGGACAAGCAAATGAGAAAGAGGAGTTTGAG GTTCTGTGCGGTTTTGATGGAGTTTGGAAACCAGCTGTAGAAGATAAAATACCCGTAGGAGCATTTGTCGCAGGCCATTCAGAAGATGCTCTTGAAAGACTCTACATCGGTAGGGTAGAGCTTGAGGGGCACCTCATCCCAGGGAAAGTACAACCCTCACATCGAGTGTGCTACGTCCCCTACCAAGGCAGAGAAGTGGGCTTCAAGAAATATGAAGTTCTAGTTGTCCCAACTGAGAACGAAAGATGTGTCAATAAAGTTTTCGTGTCAGACAGATGTTGGCAACCTGATATGGAAGATTACGATGTTGCAGATTCAGATGTATCTAATGATACAGATGAAGAGCCGTT CGTGGATGGAGTTGAACCCGAAGACCGAGTTTACATATTCTAA
- the LOC125225370 gene encoding uncharacterized protein LOC125225370 isoform X1, whose amino-acid sequence MGDLIEITTWPKHLNAFYKITSNALAFEVMANGNAAIGLSRKPANDCEFWIIMGERQQCWIKKHDSPRREVAHTPGILSGEEYRKFWLTWANGTVRLGRDGFSDTIVTCANDINDIKYVTFSVVEQRNPVHWRFEIPPQAEKLNNREITGCDLHWVTYEPEQELPAEPLVAGFERERLYVARAKHRGSLTPGKFVSSSKKAYVSWGGQANEKEEFEVLCGFDGVWKPAVEDKIPVGAFVAGHSEDALERLYIGRVELEGHLIPGKVQPSHRVCYVPYQGREVGFKKYEVLVVPTENERCVNKVFVSDRCWQPDMEDYDVADSDVSNDTDEEPFRFGCGIRYLCRNWMRGMRWLFRWRRLRRRQRNLRERH is encoded by the exons ATGGGAGACTTAATAg AAATAACAACATGGCCCAAGCACCTCAATGCGTTTTACAAGATCACAAGTAATGCCCTCGCCTTTGAAGTGATGGCTAATGGGAACGCTGCAATAGGACTGTCAAGGAAACCAGCAAATGACTGTGAATTTTGG ATTATAATGGGAGAAAGGCAGCAATGCTGGATCAAGAAGCATGACAGCCCTCGCAGAGAGGTAGCACACACCCCTGGAATTCTCAGCGGGGAGGAATACCGCAAGTTCTGGTTGACCTGGGCCAATGGCACTGTGCGTCTCGGGAGGGACGGCTTTTCTGATACCATAGTCACTTGTGCCAATGATATTAATGATATTAAGTATGTCACATTCTCAGTGGTGGAGCAGAGGAACCCAGTGCACTGGCGGTTTGAAA TACCACCACAAGCAGAGAAACTGAATAACCGAGAAATAACAGGCTGTGACCTTCATTGGGTGACATACGAACCGGAGCAGGAGCTCCCTGCAGAGCCTCTTGTAGCGGGCTTCGAGAGAGAAAGGCTGTACGTTGCCCGGGCCAAGCACCGGGGCTCCCTGACACCCGGGAAGTTCGTATCCTCTTCTAAAAAAGCATATGTATCTTGGGGAGGACAAGCAAATGAGAAAGAGGAGTTTGAG GTTCTGTGCGGTTTTGATGGAGTTTGGAAACCAGCTGTAGAAGATAAAATACCCGTAGGAGCATTTGTCGCAGGCCATTCAGAAGATGCTCTTGAAAGACTCTACATCGGTAGGGTAGAGCTTGAGGGGCACCTCATCCCAGGGAAAGTACAACCCTCACATCGAGTGTGCTACGTCCCCTACCAAGGCAGAGAAGTGGGCTTCAAGAAATATGAAGTTCTAGTTGTCCCAACTGAGAACGAAAGATGTGTCAATAAAGTTTTCGTGTCAGACAGATGTTGGCAACCTGATATGGAAGATTACGATGTTGCAGATTCAGATGTATCTAATGATACAGATGAAGAGCCGTT TAGGTTCGGTTGTGGGATTCGCTATCTCTGCCGTAACTGGATGAGAGGTATGCGCTGGCTGTTCCGTTGGAGGCGCCTCCGCCGCCGCCAACGAAATCTACGGGAAAGACATTAA
- the LOC125225836 gene encoding uncharacterized protein LOC125225836 isoform X1 produces the protein MGDLVEITTWPKHLNAFYKVTSNALAFEVKATGNAALGLSRKPANNCDFWIVLGENQRCYIKKMSSRHCESASTPGVLSGDEYHSFWLTWANGSVRLGRDGFSDPIVSCITDVKDMKYVTFSVVEQRNPVHWRFQIPPSLEKTKFKPITGGELHWVSYQPGHDLPEDMLVGGFETENMFIARAKHRGSLTPGKYVRSIGKAYIPWGGQAHEKADIELLCGFDGSWVPTCDDKIPVGAFIAGYSEDNLERLYIGRAVHEGHLIPGKVAPSHKVCYIPYGGREISVKKFEILVSPKENDRCVNKIFLSDRVSYVQPDIEEYDVPDSDYSNETDEENVAF, from the exons atggGTGATTTAGTGg aAATCACTACTTGGCCGAAACATCTTAATGCATTCTACAAAGTCACAAGTAATGCCCTGGCATTTGAAGTTAAAGCAACAGGCAATGCTGCCCTAGGGTTGTCACGCAAACCGGCCAACAACTGCGATTTTTGG ATCGTTTTGGGGGAAAATCAGCGATGTTACATCAAGAAGATGAGCAGTCGTCACTGTGAGTCAGCAAGCACACCTGGCGTTCTAAGTGGTGATGAGTACCACAGTTTCTGGCTGACCTGGGCCAACGGCTCTGTGCGCCTCGGCAGAGACGGATTCTCTGACCCCATTGTGTCCTGTATCACTGATGTGAAGGACATGAAGTATGTCACATTCTCTGTTGTTGAGCAGAGAAATCCAGTGCACTGGAGGTTTCAAA TACCACCATCATTAGAAAAGACCAAATTCAAACCCATAACGGGTGGTGAGCTTCACTGGGTCTCATATCAGCCAGGACATGATCTGCCTGAAGATATGCTTGTGGGTGGGTTTGAGACGGAGAACATGTTCATTGCCCGAGCCAAGCACAGGGGTTCATTGACCCCTGGCAAGTATGTGCGGTCCATAGGCAAGGCTTATATACCTTGGGGAGGACAGGCACATGAGAAAGCTGATATTGAG CTACTATGTGGTTTCGACGGGTCCTGGGTCCCCACTTGTGACGACAAGATACCAGTAGGCGCGTTCATTGCCGGCTATTCTGAAGACAACCTTGAGAGACTGTATATCGGGCGCGCGGTGCATGAAGGACACCTGATCCCGGGCAAAGTAGCCCCATCACACAAAGTGTGCTACATACCGTACGGAGGCAGAGAGATATCCGTGAAAAAGTTCGAGATTTTGGTGTCTCCGAAAGAGAATGACAGATGTGTTAACAAAATATTCCTGTCAGACAGAGTGTCGTATGTGCAGCCGGATATTGAGGAATATGATGTGCCGGACTCAGATTACTCTAACGAAACTGACGAGGAgaatgt tgCCTTTTGA
- the LOC125225836 gene encoding uncharacterized protein LOC125225836 isoform X2 gives MSSRHCESASTPGVLSGDEYHSFWLTWANGSVRLGRDGFSDPIVSCITDVKDMKYVTFSVVEQRNPVHWRFQIPPSLEKTKFKPITGGELHWVSYQPGHDLPEDMLVGGFETENMFIARAKHRGSLTPGKYVRSIGKAYIPWGGQAHEKADIELLCGFDGSWVPTCDDKIPVGAFIAGYSEDNLERLYIGRAVHEGHLIPGKVAPSHKVCYIPYGGREISVKKFEILVSPKENDRCVNKIFLSDRVSYVQPDIEEYDVPDSDYSNETDEENVAF, from the exons ATGAGCAGTCGTCACTGTGAGTCAGCAAGCACACCTGGCGTTCTAAGTGGTGATGAGTACCACAGTTTCTGGCTGACCTGGGCCAACGGCTCTGTGCGCCTCGGCAGAGACGGATTCTCTGACCCCATTGTGTCCTGTATCACTGATGTGAAGGACATGAAGTATGTCACATTCTCTGTTGTTGAGCAGAGAAATCCAGTGCACTGGAGGTTTCAAA TACCACCATCATTAGAAAAGACCAAATTCAAACCCATAACGGGTGGTGAGCTTCACTGGGTCTCATATCAGCCAGGACATGATCTGCCTGAAGATATGCTTGTGGGTGGGTTTGAGACGGAGAACATGTTCATTGCCCGAGCCAAGCACAGGGGTTCATTGACCCCTGGCAAGTATGTGCGGTCCATAGGCAAGGCTTATATACCTTGGGGAGGACAGGCACATGAGAAAGCTGATATTGAG CTACTATGTGGTTTCGACGGGTCCTGGGTCCCCACTTGTGACGACAAGATACCAGTAGGCGCGTTCATTGCCGGCTATTCTGAAGACAACCTTGAGAGACTGTATATCGGGCGCGCGGTGCATGAAGGACACCTGATCCCGGGCAAAGTAGCCCCATCACACAAAGTGTGCTACATACCGTACGGAGGCAGAGAGATATCCGTGAAAAAGTTCGAGATTTTGGTGTCTCCGAAAGAGAATGACAGATGTGTTAACAAAATATTCCTGTCAGACAGAGTGTCGTATGTGCAGCCGGATATTGAGGAATATGATGTGCCGGACTCAGATTACTCTAACGAAACTGACGAGGAgaatgt tgCCTTTTGA
- the LOC125225246 gene encoding uncharacterized protein LOC125225246, with product MILLYGETRGNAARALNLYRERNPNRRHPANGRVIVNAVKRVRDDLPISGRVQPPQGPGAAFNVRLALERRILQHFRERPTTSTRRAVLQQSAGGNKKRNMVPTRWSPCSFHCGNP from the exons ATGATTTTGCTCTACGGAGAAACGAGAGGCAATGCTGCTCGAGCTCTCAATTTGTACCGGGAGCGGAATCCTAACCGGAGGCATCCTGCGAACGGCCGCGTCATTGTGAACGCTGTGAAACGTGTGCGGGACGACCTGCCCATATCCGGCAGAGTGCAGCCGCCACAAGGGCCTGGTGCAGCATTTAACGTCAGACTGGCACTGGAACGACGGATTCTTCAGCACTTCCGTGAACGTCCAACTACCAGCACAAGGAGAGCGG TATTACAACAATCTGCCGGAGGAAATAAGAAACGCAACATGGTTCCAACTCGATGGAGCCCCTGCTCATTCCACTGTGGCAATCCGTGA